The Coregonus clupeaformis isolate EN_2021a chromosome 8, ASM2061545v1, whole genome shotgun sequence genome has a segment encoding these proteins:
- the LOC121572254 gene encoding proto-oncogene tyrosine-protein kinase Yrk-like isoform X2 — MGCAHCKQKNAAAKAAEVSDPSPSNSPDGGVSTVLATPHYHPDPTHQTIPDFNRPFGSACFPNTNTQPRAGAITGGGVTLFIALYDYDARTEDDLSFQKGEKFHVINNTEGDWWEARSLDTGNSGYVPSNYVAPVDSIQAEEWYFGKMGRKDAERQLLGQGNPRGTFLIRESETTKGAYSLSVCDWDDGKGDHVKHYKIRKLDSGGYYITTRTQFDSVQQLVEHYKGSNDGMCHFLTMSCPNSTPLTLGLGRDAWEVAREMLALNRKLGQGCFGDVWMGMWNGTTKVAVKTLKPGTMSPEAFLEEAQIMKRLRHDKLVQLYAVVSEEPIYIITEFMSQGSLLDFLKDGEGGNLKLPQLVDMAAQIAAGMAYIERMNYIHRDLRAANILVSENLVCKIADFGLARLIEDNEYTARQGAKFPIKWTAPEAALYGRFTIKSDVWSFGILLTELITKGRVPYPGMNNREVLEQVERGYRMPCALGCPASLHELMVQCWRREADERHTFEYLQGFLEDYFTATEPQYQPGENL; from the exons ATGGGCTGTGCCCACTGTAAGCAGAAGAATGCTGCAGCCAAGGCAGCCGAGGTATCTGACCCGTCTCCTAGCAACAGCCCTGATGGGGGTGTGTCTACAGTGTTGGCCACGCCCCATTATCACCCTGACCCCACCCACCAGACTATACCTGACTTCAACAGGCCATTTGGCTCTGCCTGTTTCCCCAACACCAACACACAACCCCGGGCAGGGGCCATCACAG gcGGAGGTGTGACTCTCTTCATAGCGTTGTATGACTATGATGCTCGTACTGAAGATGATCTGTCCTTCCAGAAGGGAGAGAAGTTCCACGTCATCAACAACAC AGAGGGGGACTGGTGGGAGGCCCGGTCGTTGGACACGGGGAACTCAGGATACGTCCCTAGTAACTACGTCGCTCCTGTTGACTCTATACAGGCTGAgga gtGGTATTTTGGGAAGATGGGGAGGAAGGATGCGGAGAGACAGCTCCTGGGTCAGGGGAACCCCCGAGGAACATTCCTTATCAGAGAGAGTGAGACCACCAAGg gtgcctactctctgtctgtctgtgactggGATGATGGTAAAGGTGACCACGTCAAGCATTATAAGATCAGGAAGCTGGACAGTGGAGGATATTACATCACAACACGCACACAGTTTGACTCTGTGCAACAACTGGTGGAGCACTACAAAG GCAGTAACGATGGGATGTGTCACTTCTTGACCATGTCCTGTCCCAATTCAACGCCCCTCACCCTGGGGTTGGGGCGGGACGCCTGGGAGGTTGCCCGGGAAATGCTGGCCCTAAACAGGAAGTTGGGCCAGGGCTGCTTCGGAGATGTCTGGATGG GTATGTGGAACGGCACCACCAAGGTAGCAGTGAAGACGTTGAAGCCAGGCACCATGTCTCCAGAGGCCTTCCTAGAAGAGGCTCAGATCATGAAGAGACTAAGACATGACAAACTGGTGCAGCTGTACGCTGTGGTGTCTGAGGAACCCATCTACATCATCACAGAGTTCATGAGCCAAG GAAGCCTACTGGACTTTCTAAAGGACGGGGAAGGAGGAAATCTGAAGTTGCCTCAACTGGTGGATATGGCAGCACAG ATAGCGGCGGGCATGGCGTATATAGAGCGAATGAACTACATCCATCGTGATCTGCGAGCGGCTAACATTCTGGTCAGTGAAAATCTGGTGTGCAAGATCGCTGACTTTGGTCTGGCCAGACTCATAGAGGACAACGAGTACACTGCCAGACAAG GTGCCAAGTTCCCCATCAAGTGGACAGCTCCTGAAGCAGCTCTATACGGGCGCTTCACCATCAAGTCTGACGTGTGGAGCTTTGGTATCCTGCTGACTGAGCTCATCACAAAGGGACGCGTACCTTACCCag gtatGAATAACCGTGAGGTCCTGGAGCAGGTGGAGAGGGGCTACAGGATGCCCTGTGCGCTGGGTTGTCCTGCCTCCCTCCATGAGCTGATGGTGCAGTGCTGGAGGAGAGAGGCGGACGAGAGACACACCTTTGAATACCTGCAGGGCTTCCTGGAAGACTACTTCACTGCTACGGAACCCCAGTACCAGCCTGGGGAGAACctgtga
- the LOC121572254 gene encoding proto-oncogene tyrosine-protein kinase Yrk-like isoform X1 translates to MGCAHCKQKNAAAKAAEVSDPSPSNSPDGGVSTVLATPHYHPDPTHQTIPDFNRPFGSACFPNTNTQPRAGAITGGGVTLFIALYDYDARTEDDLSFQKGEKFHVINNTEGDWWEARSLDTGNSGYVPSNYVAPVDSIQAEEWYFGKMGRKDAERQLLGQGNPRGTFLIRESETTKGAYSLSVCDWDDGKGDHVKHYKIRKLDSGGYYITTRTQFDSVQQLVEHYKERAAGLCCRLIGSCRRGMPKLADLSVKTKDVWEIPRESLQLIKKLGNGQFGEVWMGMWNGTTKVAVKTLKPGTMSPEAFLEEAQIMKRLRHDKLVQLYAVVSEEPIYIITEFMSQGSLLDFLKDGEGGNLKLPQLVDMAAQIAAGMAYIERMNYIHRDLRAANILVSENLVCKIADFGLARLIEDNEYTARQGAKFPIKWTAPEAALYGRFTIKSDVWSFGILLTELITKGRVPYPGMNNREVLEQVERGYRMPCALGCPASLHELMVQCWRREADERHTFEYLQGFLEDYFTATEPQYQPGENL, encoded by the exons ATGGGCTGTGCCCACTGTAAGCAGAAGAATGCTGCAGCCAAGGCAGCCGAGGTATCTGACCCGTCTCCTAGCAACAGCCCTGATGGGGGTGTGTCTACAGTGTTGGCCACGCCCCATTATCACCCTGACCCCACCCACCAGACTATACCTGACTTCAACAGGCCATTTGGCTCTGCCTGTTTCCCCAACACCAACACACAACCCCGGGCAGGGGCCATCACAG gcGGAGGTGTGACTCTCTTCATAGCGTTGTATGACTATGATGCTCGTACTGAAGATGATCTGTCCTTCCAGAAGGGAGAGAAGTTCCACGTCATCAACAACAC AGAGGGGGACTGGTGGGAGGCCCGGTCGTTGGACACGGGGAACTCAGGATACGTCCCTAGTAACTACGTCGCTCCTGTTGACTCTATACAGGCTGAgga gtGGTATTTTGGGAAGATGGGGAGGAAGGATGCGGAGAGACAGCTCCTGGGTCAGGGGAACCCCCGAGGAACATTCCTTATCAGAGAGAGTGAGACCACCAAGg gtgcctactctctgtctgtctgtgactggGATGATGGTAAAGGTGACCACGTCAAGCATTATAAGATCAGGAAGCTGGACAGTGGAGGATATTACATCACAACACGCACACAGTTTGACTCTGTGCAACAACTGGTGGAGCACTACAAAG AGCGAGCTGCAGGTCTGTGCTGTAGGTTGATTGGCAGCTGTAGGCGGGGCATGCCTAAGCTTGCGGACCTATCGGTAAAGACAAAGGACGTGTGGGAGATTCCCAGAGAGTCTCTCCAGCTCATTAAGAAGCTGGGCAACGGGCAGTTTGGAGAAGTCTGGATGG GTATGTGGAACGGCACCACCAAGGTAGCAGTGAAGACGTTGAAGCCAGGCACCATGTCTCCAGAGGCCTTCCTAGAAGAGGCTCAGATCATGAAGAGACTAAGACATGACAAACTGGTGCAGCTGTACGCTGTGGTGTCTGAGGAACCCATCTACATCATCACAGAGTTCATGAGCCAAG GAAGCCTACTGGACTTTCTAAAGGACGGGGAAGGAGGAAATCTGAAGTTGCCTCAACTGGTGGATATGGCAGCACAG ATAGCGGCGGGCATGGCGTATATAGAGCGAATGAACTACATCCATCGTGATCTGCGAGCGGCTAACATTCTGGTCAGTGAAAATCTGGTGTGCAAGATCGCTGACTTTGGTCTGGCCAGACTCATAGAGGACAACGAGTACACTGCCAGACAAG GTGCCAAGTTCCCCATCAAGTGGACAGCTCCTGAAGCAGCTCTATACGGGCGCTTCACCATCAAGTCTGACGTGTGGAGCTTTGGTATCCTGCTGACTGAGCTCATCACAAAGGGACGCGTACCTTACCCag gtatGAATAACCGTGAGGTCCTGGAGCAGGTGGAGAGGGGCTACAGGATGCCCTGTGCGCTGGGTTGTCCTGCCTCCCTCCATGAGCTGATGGTGCAGTGCTGGAGGAGAGAGGCGGACGAGAGACACACCTTTGAATACCTGCAGGGCTTCCTGGAAGACTACTTCACTGCTACGGAACCCCAGTACCAGCCTGGGGAGAACctgtga